CGCCATGCAGCCGCTCGGCCAGGTCCGCGCCGCCGCCGCGCGCGCCGCCATGGCCCAGCCGGCGTACATCGAGCGAGACGCTGTCAGGCCGCAATGCCTCCAGGGCAAGCCGGCTGCCGGAGCTGTCGTCGAGATCGCCCAGCGCCAGCCGTACCCCCAGGCGGCGCAAGTCGGCAACCCGATCGAGGATGCCGCCGTCCTGGGGCACCGCGCTGGCAGGCAGCTCGATGCACAGGCGCTCCGCGGCGATGCCGCCTGTGCCGATGGCCTGCGCCAGCGCATCGACCATCTGCGGGCGGTGCAGCTGCGCGCTTGAGGCCAGCAGCGTAAATTGCAGCGGCGCAAGCGCTTCGGCGCTGCGCACCAGCGGCAGCACGCTGTCGAGCAGCCAGGCGCCGATGCGTCCAGCCAAGCCGAGTGTTTCCGCCGCCGGCAGGAAGTCCTGCGGCGCCACCCGCCCCAGCACGGGGCTGTGCCAGCGCAGGCGCACGGTATAGCCGCTGACACGGGCGCCTGCAAAGTTGGCGTGCGGCTGCAGTTGCAGGCTCAGTTCGCCGCGCTCCAGCGCCTCGGGCAAGGCGGCCAGCAGCGGAGCGGTGGGCGGGGCAGCGGGCTTGTCGGCGCGCGCGAGGCCGGCGCCGCCCTGGCGGACGACACGCAGCATGGCATCGAAGGCCTGCTGCACGCTGCGCTCGGCGGGGACGTCGGGGTGGTCGGTGGCCATGCCGATGCTGCTGGAGATAAACAGCTCGAAGCCATCCAGGAGGAACGGACGGGACAGGTCGGCGGCAATGCGCTCGGCAATGCGCTCGGCAATGGGCCCGGCATCGGTGCAGCCGGCCGCCAGTGCCGTGACCGCGCCCAGGTCAGACGCCGCCACCCAGTGCATGACCGCTCCCTGCGGCAGCAGTGCTGCAATGCGGGCCTGCACCAACGCCCGCAGGCGGGCGGCGCGGTGCGGGCCAAGGGTCTCGCATGCGCTGGCAAAGCGGTCGAGCCGGAGCGCCAGCACAGCGGCTGGCGCCGCGCCCTCGGCACGGCGCGCGGCCAGCGCGCACAGCAGTTCGGCCGGCCGCGCCGGGACCTTCGCATCGGACGGCGCTTGTGGGCTTCCCGATGCGCCTGTTGGCGTTCCGCCGAGGTCGTCGGCATCTGGATGCATGAATCGTCTTGCGGGCGGTGCCGTGCTGGCGGCGCTGTCCCGCGTCTCCCCGTTGTCAGTGTTCCACGCCTGGCAGGACCGCCGGCGCGGGCCGGCTCCTGTCGTCAGGTGTAGCGGTGCATACCTGCTGCAGCCGCAAACCGGACTGCAAGGCGCGATCATAAGCCAAGCCGGGCGGCAGGCGCTTGCAAGTTGCGACACGTTGCGGACTGCGCACCTGCCGCTTGACGGGAATCAACAAGGCGGCATCGGGCAACGGGGGGGGGGGTGACCGGCCAGATGCGCGGCATCAGCCGGTCGTTTCTTCCTCTGGACCGTTTTCTGGCGGCAGGCGCGAGGCCAGCACCTTGTCGATGCGCTTGCCATCCATGTCGATGATCTCGAAGCGCCAGTCGCCCCATTGGACGCTGTCGGCGATCTGCGGCAGGCGTCCGAGCAGCAACAGCAGCATGCCGGACAGCGTGTGATAGCGCTCCTTTTCTTCCTCCGGCACCTGGCGCAGCCCGATGCGGTCCTTCAGTTCGGGGATGGGGATCAGGCCGTCGAGCAGCCACGAGCCATCGTCGCGCTGCACCGCCCATTCCTCGCCGGCGGCCGCGGCCTTGAATTCGCCGGTGATGGCTTCGATCAGGTCCTGCAGCGTCACCAGCCCCAGCACCTCGCCGTATTCGTCGATGACGAAGGCCACCTGGCCGCCCGAGGCGCGGAAGTTTTCCAGCAACTCCATCCCGGTCACGCTTTCGGGCACGAATACCGCCGGCTGCACCACGGCCATCAGGTCGGCCTCTTCGCCGCGCAGGCGGCGCGCCAGCAGCTGGCGCGCGCTGACCACGCCGACGATGTCGTGCATGCCGCCGCGCACCGCCGGGAAGCGGGAGTGGTCGGATTCCTCGATACGGCGCAGGTTTTCCTCCAGTGGCGCGTCCACGTCCAGGTAGACGACGTCCCCGCGCGGCACCATCAGGGAGGCCAGCTGGCGATCGTCAAGGCGGAACACGTTGCGCACCATGGTGTGCTCGTGCTGCTCGATCACGCCCGCCTCGGAGCCTTCGACCAGCAGTGCATGGATTTCTTCCTCGGTCACGCCGGGGCCGCTATCGGTCTTGGTGCCGAGCAGGCGCAGCACCAGCCGGGTGGAGCTTGACAGCAGCTTGACGAAGGGCGTGGACGCCACCGCGAGCCAGGAGATCGGGCGCGCCACCAGGCGGGCAATCGCTTCGGGGGCCATCTGGCCCAGGCGCTTGGGCACCAGTTCGCCCAGCACGATGGAAAAGTAGGTCAGGCCCGCCACCACGATCGCGGAGGCGACGTAGCCGGCGGTGGACTCTGCCATGCCAACGCTGCCGTGCAGCCAGGCGCCGAAGGGCTGCGCCAGCGTTGATTCGCCGACCACGCCGTTGAGCACGCCGATCGACGTGATGCCGATCTGCACCGTCGACAGGAAGCGTGTGGGATCCTCGCCCAGCTTGACGGCTTCGATCGCGCCCCGGTCGCCGTTCTCGATCTGCCGCTGCAGGCGCGCCTTGCGCGCGGTGACCAGCGCGATCTCGGACATCGCGAACACGCCGTTCAGCAGGATCAGCGCCAGTAATATGGCAATTTCCATCAAAGTGCGCGCCCTTTGCGCGCGGGGTGTTCAAAGAGGTCAAGCATACCATCCGGCTGTTACAGGAAGTCGTCGCAGTGATGCCTGCGTCGCAGTGCCAGCAAGGCCGACAGCCGGCAGGGAATTGCCGCTATTACCTGGCAGGTAGTCGCTCCCGGCGCCCGGCCATGCTGTAATAAGCGCATGGAAACGCTGACTCCCGCCTCCGAAGCCACGCTCGACTTCCCCGGCCTGCTGCGCTACTGGCGCGGCAAGCGCGGCTACAGCCAGCTCGCGCTGTCGCTGGCCGCCGGGGTGTCGCAGCGCCACATTTCCTTCCTGGAATCCGGCCGCGCCCGCCCCAGCCGCGAAATGGTGCTGGCGCTGGCCGAGCGCCTGGGCGTGCCGCTGCGCCAGCGCAACCGCATGCTGCTGGCGGGCGGCTTCGCGCCGGCCTACAGCGAGCATGCGCTGGCCTCGCCGCCGTTGCAGATGGTGCAGCAGGCGATCGCACTGATCCTGTCCAAGCAGGAGCCGTACCCGGCCGTGGTGCTGGACCGGTTCTGGAACCTGGTCGACGCCAACCAGGCTTACCGGCGCATGCTCGATACGCTGCTCGACGGACGCGCGCCCGCGTCGCTGGAGGGCGAAGGCGGGCAGGGCGGCGGGCCGCGCCAGGTCAACCTGATGCTGTCGGTGTTCGATCCGCAAGGGCTGTGGCCGGTGATCGAGAACGCGCGCCAGGTCGGACGCTACCTGTTGCGGCGCGTCTGGCAGGAATTGCAGGTGCAGGCGCACGACCAGGCCGCGCGCGCGATCTTCCATCGCATCGCCGCGTGGCATCCCGACATGGTCGGCCCCGGCGGCGTGCTGCTCCCGGAGGACGACGGCGCGGAAAGCGCGCCGCCACCGGTGCTGCCGGTGGTGCTGCATGCCGGCGCGTTCCGTGCGTCGCTGTTCTCGACGCTGACCACGCTCGGCATTCCGCAGGACATCACGCTGCAGGAGCTGCGTATCGAGTCCTTCTTTCCCGCCGACGAACCCACGCGCGCCCTGTTTGAAACGCTGGGCGCCGCGCAGCCAGCGGCGCTCAGAAGCGGTAGCGCAGGTAGATGACGTGGAAGGTGGTGCCAGGGTTGGGCTCCTTGATGCCAGCATTGGACAGGTGCTGGAAGCGGTAGCCCGCGGTAAAGCGCCGATCCGAGCCGACGGTCACGCCCAGGCCGGCGTATTCAGAGAACTGGAACGCCGTGGAAATGACATGGTCGTCCGAAGTGCGTGTTCCCGTCAGCAAGCGCGGGCCGACCGACAACTCGAGGAAAGGCGCCCACGCGTGCTTCCACCAGCCGATGCGGACCACCGGCGAGGCGCCGAACTCCCACAGGTCATGCGGATTGTTGTCGCTGCTGCTGTTCCAGCGCGCGATATTGACTTCCCATTGGAGGTCGACCAGCCAGCCCTGCGGATTGCCCCACGCAAAGCCCGAATCCCACAGCATGGCGACCTCGGCCTTCTGTACGTGATGGGTCTCGTCGAAGCCGTAGCCCAGCTGCACGGCCGGCGCGGCGTGGGAGATGCCGAGGCAAAGGGGAAGGGCCAGC
This genomic interval from Cupriavidus oxalaticus contains the following:
- a CDS encoding GGDEF domain-containing protein encodes the protein MHPDADDLGGTPTGASGSPQAPSDAKVPARPAELLCALAARRAEGAAPAAVLALRLDRFASACETLGPHRAARLRALVQARIAALLPQGAVMHWVAASDLGAVTALAAGCTDAGPIAERIAERIAADLSRPFLLDGFELFISSSIGMATDHPDVPAERSVQQAFDAMLRVVRQGGAGLARADKPAAPPTAPLLAALPEALERGELSLQLQPHANFAGARVSGYTVRLRWHSPVLGRVAPQDFLPAAETLGLAGRIGAWLLDSVLPLVRSAEALAPLQFTLLASSAQLHRPQMVDALAQAIGTGGIAAERLCIELPASAVPQDGGILDRVADLRRLGVRLALGDLDDSSGSRLALEALRPDSVSLDVRRLGHGGARGGGADLAERLHGACVMARRAGAAVCAKGVESRQQLDVVRAWGCHSVQGYLLAQPFPAAWLMQTHAAVQQRARELLAPAG
- a CDS encoding hemolysin family protein, coding for MEIAILLALILLNGVFAMSEIALVTARKARLQRQIENGDRGAIEAVKLGEDPTRFLSTVQIGITSIGVLNGVVGESTLAQPFGAWLHGSVGMAESTAGYVASAIVVAGLTYFSIVLGELVPKRLGQMAPEAIARLVARPISWLAVASTPFVKLLSSSTRLVLRLLGTKTDSGPGVTEEEIHALLVEGSEAGVIEQHEHTMVRNVFRLDDRQLASLMVPRGDVVYLDVDAPLEENLRRIEESDHSRFPAVRGGMHDIVGVVSARQLLARRLRGEEADLMAVVQPAVFVPESVTGMELLENFRASGGQVAFVIDEYGEVLGLVTLQDLIEAITGEFKAAAAGEEWAVQRDDGSWLLDGLIPIPELKDRIGLRQVPEEEKERYHTLSGMLLLLLGRLPQIADSVQWGDWRFEIIDMDGKRIDKVLASRLPPENGPEEETTG
- a CDS encoding helix-turn-helix domain-containing protein; amino-acid sequence: METLTPASEATLDFPGLLRYWRGKRGYSQLALSLAAGVSQRHISFLESGRARPSREMVLALAERLGVPLRQRNRMLLAGGFAPAYSEHALASPPLQMVQQAIALILSKQEPYPAVVLDRFWNLVDANQAYRRMLDTLLDGRAPASLEGEGGQGGGPRQVNLMLSVFDPQGLWPVIENARQVGRYLLRRVWQELQVQAHDQAARAIFHRIAAWHPDMVGPGGVLLPEDDGAESAPPPVLPVVLHAGAFRASLFSTLTTLGIPQDITLQELRIESFFPADEPTRALFETLGAAQPAALRSGSAGR
- a CDS encoding acyloxyacyl hydrolase; its protein translation is MPLVVRHAAASLLALPLCLGISHAAPAVQLGYGFDETHHVQKAEVAMLWDSGFAWGNPQGWLVDLQWEVNIARWNSSSDNNPHDLWEFGASPVVRIGWWKHAWAPFLELSVGPRLLTGTRTSDDHVISTAFQFSEYAGLGVTVGSDRRFTAGYRFQHLSNAGIKEPNPGTTFHVIYLRYRF